A region of the Arachis hypogaea cultivar Tifrunner chromosome 15, arahy.Tifrunner.gnm2.J5K5, whole genome shotgun sequence genome:
AGAGGTAACGAGTCACCATGTACCTAGGGAAATGAATGCCAAGGTTGACCTCTTGTCAAAACTGGCAAGCACGAAACTTGGCGCAGGAGACCGATCTCTGATTCAGGGGCTAGTGACTGAGCCATCAGTAGCCCTGTGTGTAACCCAAGTGCCGAATCCTCCTTCGTGGATGGACCCAATTCTTCGCTTCTTGGAGGGTGGGGAACTCCCTGGAGATGAGAAGAAAGCTAGAGTGACAAGAAGGGAAGCCGCTAAGTATATGGTGATACAGGGACAACTAGATAAACGAGGGCTTGACCAACTCCTGTTGAAATGCCTACGCCCCGACCAAACGAACTACGTCCTAagcgaagtccatgaggggtgctACGGACACCACATCGGAGGAAAAGAATTAGCTAGGAAGCTCATCAGAGCTGGATATTATTGGGCCACAATTATGTCGGATGCATAAGAATTCGTTAAAAGGTGCAGGAAATGCTAGGAAAATGCCAACTTCTACAAGGCTCTGGAAAGGGAATTAAGCTTGATGCTGGCCTCCCGACCTTTCTCTCAGTGGGGGGTCGACCTCTTGGGGCCATTCCCGGTCAGCCCTAGGCAAGTCATGTATCTGATAGTAGCCATCGACTATTAcactaaatgggtagaagcagagCCACTGGCCAGCATATCATCGGCAAATTGTCAGAAATTTATATGGAGACAAGTGATCACCAGATTCAGAATTCTTAAAACCGTGATGTCGGACAATGGACCGTAGTTCACAGACAAGAAGTTCGGGGAGTTTTTCTTCGGGTTAGGGGTTAAGCAGAAGTTCTCATCGGTAGAGCACCCACAGAGCAATGGTCAGGTAGAAGTAGCAAACAAAATCATCCTCAAATGGTTGAAAAAGCGACT
Encoded here:
- the LOC112748860 gene encoding uncharacterized protein is translated as MNAKVDLLSKLASTKLGAGDRSLIQGLVTEPSVALCVTQVPNPPSWMDPILRFLEGGELPGDEKKARVTRREAAKYMVIQGQLDKRGLDQLLLKCLRPDQTNYVLSEVHEGCYGHHIGGKELARKLIRAGYYWATIMSDA